In a genomic window of Helianthus annuus cultivar XRQ/B chromosome 10, HanXRQr2.0-SUNRISE, whole genome shotgun sequence:
- the LOC118483265 gene encoding uncharacterized protein LOC118483265 has protein sequence MSLNQLSPIAQAELETGTTTRPPKLKGAEDFSTWKTRIQSFFEYTDYNLWLSVTAGPHVPTVVRGDTVVPNNDATTFTDEDKALIQRDRRAHAALTMALSTNDCNMFEEHRTANALWNALIEYYEGNEELIESKRDMVQKQYDMFCGVRGESLSDHISRFLNMMTKMKKAGNPVTNRAAIKKLLDSLPKEWSLQCMMIKKEFLNNPNPVTLTDLINTLRAFEMDVNKREMNTAGYQPKATQPSAGLKNVAFLASGGITPQASDLIYANASASASKAPQLVEKTITVDTQALKVSTENVALFNTFLSSYEALMSGELKKEMFTAEDMYQVDPDDMEEMDLKWQMAMITLRLKKFQDKTGKRLGLGKAGFDKSKLRCYNCKNLGHFKRDCPMLKEGNSEATPAAKQITAEENKSNASPSTPKALVVEDYDWSEEITEAKEQVNKALMAKISSESSAKHFEKQTTGIPTGNNDADQGLKGILPSVESGDKAEKDAEKGKDKVQATAMKADASKEKADKDLIPLSVKKMCAMMMETAEGQK, from the exons atgtCGCTAAATCAACTAAGTCCAATCGCTCAAGCGGAACTTGAAACTGGAACCACAACTCGcccaccaaagttgaaaggagCGGAAGATTTTAGCACTTGGAAAACTCGCATTCAatcgttcttcgagtacacggaTTACAATCTGTGGCTCTCCGTTACGGCCGGACCTCACGTTCCTACGGTAGTTAGAGGAGATACGGTGGTTCCTAACAACGATGCTACCACCTTCACTGACGAAGACAAGGCCCTCATTCAACGTGATCGTCGTGCACACGCCGCTCTAACCATGGCTTTATCAACAAACGactgcaacatgtttgaagaacaccgaactgctaatgcactctggaatgcattgATCGAGTACTATGAGGGAAATGAAGAACTGATCGAAAGCAAGAGAGATATGGTGCAAAAGCAATACGACATGTTTTGCGGAGTCCGTGGAGAGAGCCTGTCTGATCACATTAGCCGCTTCCTAAAcatgatgaccaaaatgaagaaaGCTGGAAATCCTGTAACCAATCGTGCTGCAATAAAGAAATTGCTTGACTCGCTCCCCAAGGAATGGAGCCTGCAGTgtatgatgatcaagaaggaaTTCCTCAACAATCCTAATCCTGTTACTCTGACAGATCTGATCAACACTCTAAGGGCATTTGAAATGGACGTAAACAAGAGAGAGATGAACACTGCTGGATATCAACCTAAAGCAACTCAACCTTCAGCAGGACTGAAGAATGTAGCGTTTCTCGCTTCAGGGGGCATTACTCCACAAGCTTCTGATCTAATTTATGCAAATGCTTCCGCAAGCGCATCTAAAGCCCCACAACTTGTTGAGAAAACGATCACTGTCGATACTCAAGCACTGAAAGTTTCAACCGAGAATGTGGCACTCTTCAACACTTTCCTAAGCAGCTATGAAGCCTTAATGTCTGGGGAATTGAAGAAGGAGATGTTTACTGCcgaagacatgtatcaggttgatccagatgatatggaagaaatggatctgaaatggcaaatggccatgatcactCTGAGATTGAAGAAGTTTCAAGACAAAACAGGCAAGCGATTAGGTCTTGGAAAAGCtggttttgacaagtctaagCTGAGGTGCTACAACTGTAAGAATCTTGGACACTTCAAGCGTGACTGTCCGATGTTGAAAGAGGGAAACAGTGAAGCTACTCCTGCTGCTAAACAGATCACTGCCGAAGAGAACAAAAGCAACGCTTCTCCCAGCACGCCAAAGGCTTTGGTTGTTGAAGACTATGACTGGAGCGAAGAGATCACTGAAGCTAAGGAACAAGTCAACAAAGCACTAATGGCCAAAATCTCTAGTGAATCATCTGCAAAGCACTTTGAGAAGCAGACAACGGGAATCCCAACTGGAAACAATGATGCTGACCAGGGATTGAAAGGTATTCTGCCTTCAGTGGAGTCTGGTGATAAAGCTGAAAAAGATGCTGAGAAAGGAAAGGATAAAGTTCAAGCTACAGCCATGAAAGCAGATGCATCAAAAGAGAAGGCTgacaaagacttg ATTCCATTgagtgtaaagaagatgtgtgcgatgatGATGGAGACTGCGGAGGGTCAAAAATAG